The Winogradskyella schleiferi genome contains the following window.
ACGGATGTTCCTCTGGTTCGTTTTCTATTTACTAACTTAGTGCTAGCCAACACAACTAGCCATAACACGCAACTTTATAGAAAGAGAGGACTCGTACGTGTAAGGGATCGCTAATCTAAAACACGTGATAGTTCTCCTCTTTTTCTTTATAAATATATTATTACAAACTAAAGGAACACGTTGGCAGCAATTTGAATAAAAGCTGTAACATAATAGAAAACTGACAGACTTATTCATCAATTAATCAAACAGTCAATCAGTCAATCAGTCAATCAGTCAATCAGTCAATCAATCAATCAAAAAAATCAAAAAATGAATTCATCTATTAAAGAACTAATTTTCGTTTTCTTAACCTTTTTAACATTAAGCTCTTTCTCACAAAACACACATAAAGCGCTCTTCAATAAAATTGACACTTATTTGGAATCGAGCGTAACAAATGGCTTTTCTGGAGTTGTTTTAGTCTCTAAAAAAGGTGAAATTATTTTATCCAAAGGATATGGATGGGCAGATAGGGAAAATAAAATTCCCAACTCACCATCAACAGTTTTTAATATTGGTTCTGTAACTAAACAATTTACAGCATCGGCTATTTTAAAACTTGTAGAACAAGGAAAAATTAAAACATCAGATAAAATAAGTTCATATATTACCCAGACACCTATTGATAAAAGGGATATAACTATTCATCAATTATTAACTCACACATCAGGTATTTCTAATAGAACTGGTGGTTTTAGATATAATGAGGCAAGTAAACAACAGTTTCTAAAAGAATTCTTTGAATCAGAATTACAATCTAAACCAGGCGAAAAGTACCAATATGCAAATGCCAACTACATTATGTTAACGGTTATATTGGAGTCCGTTTCAGGGCAAACGTATAGTTCTTTTCTAAATGACTATTTGTTTGAACCTTCTCAAATGAAAAGCACAGGATATAAAAGCATCAACTTTAGTACAGAACGACTAGCACATGGCTACTACTATAATAGAAATGATGAGCAATGGGAAGATTGGGGCACAACCCAACAGCACCTTCCTTTCAATGACAAACATTGGTATAGTATAGGTAAGGGAGACATTCATTCCACCATTGAAGATTTATATAAATGGCATTTAGCTTTAAAAAACAAGGTTGTTTTAACATCAAAAACTAAAGAAATCCAAGAAACACCGTATGTAGCCGAAAATGATAAAATGACTTCGTACTATGGTTATGGTTGGGCAATATCTCAAAGTAATAGAGACACGAAAATCGTTGCTCATAATGGTAGTAATGGATTGTATTTTGCAGATTTTGTTAGATTTTTGGATGATGATGTAGTTGTTATATACATAACAAATGCATTTTTAGGTGGTGAATCAGAAAACGTTGCCCGAGAAATAGGTAAAATGATTTTTGATTCAAATTATACCACAACACCAATTTCCAAGAACATTTATGAATTAATTCATGAATTTATGAAAACGAATCCATCTGTAAATGCAGAAAAATTACCAGATTTTTTAAAGAAAGAACTTAATAATGAATTTAACGACCATGCAATACTAAATCAACTAGGATATAGCAGATTGAAAAAAGAGGAAAAACCTGCTTGGGCGTTGGAACTATTTAAGCTTAATGCGAAATTATTCCCTGAAGATGGCAATTTATGGGATTCACTTGGTGAAGCTTACTTAAAATATAATATGAACGATAAAGCCATCAAAAGCTATACAAAAGCAGTAGAGTTAGGTAATGAAAGTTCAAGGAAAGTATTGAATGAATTGTTGAAAAAAGAATAGACAAAAAAACTGTTGCCAGCACCGTGTATAATTGATTGCTTTGGCAAGTACCTACTTGGAAAAATCCTCTAGAATTTTCTCGCGTTCGTTTTTGTTTACTAAATTAGTTGCTTAAACACGAAACTAACCATACACAACCGTTGTACGTAATGTTGACCCGTCCTGAATAAAGGCTATATAAATTTAAACATTAGGTATTGAAATAAATTTTATAAACCATTAATATTGAACTTAAAAATTAAATTATGAAAACAAGATTACTTTTTACATTATTAATTACGTCTTTTTATTTACAAGCCCAAGTATCTGACTTTGTTACTGGTCTTACCAATGAACCTAGTAGGCTAATTATTGATAACAATATTATTTATGTGATAGGTGTTGCTACACCAACAGAGATATTAGAAATTGATTTAACAGATTCGAACCCAAGTAGTAACGTGACTTTTACAACAGCAAATGGATTTGGAATTGGTGGTATATTCAAAGAAGGCGACATTATTTACATATCTAGATATGATGAAAATACAGGTGAAAGTTCTTTGATTAGTTTTAACGTAAATACGCCGAGTTCCTTAACGCTAATATCTTCAGGTTTTGGTTACATAGCAACAATTGCTAAGTTTAATGATGAGCTTTATTTTACAGATGAAGATTTATCCGGTGGTGGAATAGCACTTAAAAAAATAGATGTCACAATGACAAATCCACCTGTTGATACAGTTGTAACTGGTCTTACAAATCCACAAGACATGGAATTTAATGGAGATGTTTTATATATTGGAGATAGAGACGCTGGCGGTGGAATTGGAATTATTTATTCTATTGATATTACATTATCTATGCCAGTGCTAAATTCATTTATAACAAATGCAAACGTTAGAGGTGTTTATGTTTATAATGACTTCTTATATTTTTCTGACGGTGGCTTGATTAAAAAAGCACCTTTTTTAAATCCATCTAATATAACAACCGAGGCTTTTGATAATGATGCAAATCCTGAATTTTTAAGAGACGTTGTGATTTCAGGCACAAATTTGTACATGCCTCAAGAAGATAGCGGAAAAATTGTAACAAAAGAAGATTTGACCCTATCTGTAAATGACTTTAACAATCAGTTCTCAAATTTATCAATTTACAATAATCAAAATGAGTTGCAAATTAACGGTTTAACTAATGAAAAATATAGTGTTAAAATTTTTAATTTAACTGGCTCAAAGGTTTTAGAAAGAATGTCTAATTCAAATAATAATAATTCGATTAATATAAGCAACCTAACAAACGGAATATATTTATTGAATATCAATAATGTACAAACTTTTAAATTTGTAAAATAACGAAATGCCAACAATGACCATAAGTAGGTGAGACCGTTCTACGTAATGCTGCCCCGTCCCGAATAAAGGCTACATAATTTAACACAATCTTATTAAAAACACAATCTTATGAAAGAAATAAAATATCCAAAATCATTTTCACATATTGGAATTACTGTACCTGATATTCATAAAGCTGTAAAATTCTATGAAGAAATTATGGGATGGTATGTAATTATGAAACCATCACCTGTTAGAAAAGAACGTGATACTGCAATCGGACAAATGTGCATTGATGTATTTGGAGATGATTGGGAAGAATTTGAAATTGCCCATATGTCAACTTCTGACGGCATTGGAATTGAGCTTTTTTCTTTCCCTCACGGCACTAAGGAAGCACCTGAATTTAATCCATTTAACACAGGACTATTTCACTTTTGTGTTCAAGATCCAGATATCGAAAATCTAACCAAAAAAATAGTTGAAGCAGGTGGAAAACAAAGGATGCCGATAAGGGAGTATTACCCAAACGATAAACCATATAAAATGGTCTATGTTCAGGATCCATTTGGAATTGTATTCGAAATTTATACGCACAGTTATGAATTAACTTATTCTTCTGGTGCTTATGCGACATAAAAAGTAGACGTTAAAATAGATTATAAACTCTAAACTTACAGTTTATCCACCGCCTGTTTTAAAATATCCATAATTCTTAGCTTGAAACGTTCAGGCTCAATAATGGTGGCATAATCTGAAAATGTGATATACCATCTAAAAAACCAATCTTTCTTATTTGATGATATAACCGTCATTTCTCATTGGTTTTCTCTGCGGTTTTTACAATTAAATTCTAACTCATTCGCATTGATTTTTTCTAAAGAATAAAGTTTAAATATTATTTTACAACCTCGCAAGAGGCTATTAATCAAATATTTATAAATTATAAAAGTAAAATTCTTAGTTGTGCTTACTATGGTCTTTGGACTTATAACAATGGGTTGTAAATAAAAGGAAGAAAAAAATGAAATCAAAGAAGTTGAAGTTGATTTATTAAATGATCCATTTTCAGATGCACAACGTGTGGTTAAACTTACCATGGATAGTATTGCACAACGTGCAAGAGAAGGAGATTTAAACAAACTAATTTCTTTTCGTGCTTATGGTCCAAAATTTACAGAATTCAAGAATGGAGAAGTTAGGAATGGAAGAGAGGAGAATCCTTGTTATGTCTCAAAACTAAAAGTGGTTGGAAAATTGTTCATGAACATCATTCTCCAATAAACCAAGCCGTATAAAAAAATAGTTTAATTAATCCTGAGTCTTTGACTTTGGATTTTTTATTTTTTAAATATAAGTGGTTCTAAATATTCATGTAATGCACATTAATACTAACTTCGCGCAATATCTTAAATTTTATATATTAACCAGAATTATAAAAGAATAGTTATCACAATATGGAGCAAACTGAATTTTTAAAGAAAAAAATATTTACTGATTTAAAAAATCTCAATGATGGATTCGACTCAGAATCCATTCAGTATTTTTCAGAAACCGATTTTGAAATCGTATTGCAACGCGTAGAACATTTTGGAATTGGGATTTACGGCATTGAGCCTTGGTTAAATGGTAAATTATTTGATGTTCTGGGACATGAAGATTATAAAAAGAAAGCCACGGATCCCAAATGGTATAACAAAGCATTTTCGGATTTCAAAAAGCGCCAAGAAGGTTTGGCTTATGCAGCTACATATAAGGTTTCTAAAAAGCTATTAGAACGCGAGTGAAATTATAAACTAAGAATTTTTATAAACTAAAAAACCCAATGCAAATGCATTGGGTTTTCTTATGATAACAATCTATAAGGCTTAATTGCCTTCAGACAGATTTTTCATTTCATCTTCAACCATTTGGTAGAACTGGTCAATTTTCGGCATTACAATTATACGTGTTCGTCTGTTTTTTGCTCTATTTTCAGCGGTATCGTTTTCCACTAATGGCACATAATAACTACGACCAGCAGCGATTAACTGTTGTGGGTTTACTTCTAAGCTTTCTAAAACCCTAACTACAGATGTAGCACGTTTTACACTTAAATCCCAGTTATCAATTAAAGGTGGTTTGTTATAAGGTACGTTATCCGTATGAGACTCTACCATAGCTTCAAAATCCGGTTTGCTATTGATTACTTTCGCCACTTTGCCCAACACCTCTTTCGCTCTATTCGTTACATTGTAGTTTCCACTCTCAAATAATAATTTATCTGCAATAGAAATAAACACCACGCCTTTTTCAACATTGATATCAATATCTGGATCGTTAATACCTACTGCTTTCTTAAGGCTTGTAACGATAGCTAAGGTTACACTATCTTTACGTGTTAATGCATCTTGTAATCGCGATATTTTCAAGTTACTTTCCTTAAGACTCTCTAAAGAGGCCTCTATGTTTTTTGCGCCTTGACTAGTAAGCTCGGTCATATCTTGAGAGTTTTTTATCAAAGCTTCATTACTTCTTCGCAAATCAGCTAACTGCTCTTTCATAGTTTCAACACGTGCTAAGGAAGCCGCCTTATCAGACAAACAGCTATTTAATTTAACAGTTGCACTATTTAATAAATCTTGAGTTTCTTGATATTTAGTTTGAAGTGCAGCGTGCTCTTTCTTGGATACACATGATGCTAAAAACACCAATGAAAATACACTTAATAACATTAATTTTTTCATAATTGAACTTTAGTTTTAATTGTTAGTCTTAACATAGCAAAATTATGTAAAAGAATAGAGCACTAAACAACGATTAACAAAAATTTTAACAGTTTTATAAACAATTAAAATGTTTTTTTATTTTTTATGAAATAGGACCATACAATGGAGTCCATTTCATAGTAACCTGGAAGTTTAGCTAAGTCTTCACGTTGTTTTAAAAGACGCGGTAGATTAAAGTAAAAAGAGCCATGTGCTTTAAGAATAACAAAAAGAAATGCTGGTTTCAGTTGCAATAAAAATCGAACGGCAGCAATACCATCGAGCAACATCCTAGCTAAAATTTTAAAAATCACATTTGAATCTGTATTCTTAAATAACGTAAACAAACTATTTCTAAAATTAAGATATGTTTTTTTTGGATTGGTATTACTCAATGTTGCGCCACCGAAATGGTATATGGTCGAAGTGCCAACATATTTAGTTTTATAATTTTTGTTGAACGCTCGCCAACACAAATCGATCTCCTCCATGTGTGCAAAATAGGACTCGTCGAAACCATTTAAATCCTTAAAAACAGCATTTCTAATAAATAGACAAGCACCTGAAGCCCAAAAAATAGTTTTGATGTCGTTGTATTGACCAAGGTCTTTTTCAATGGTATTAAAAATGCGACCTCTGCAATACGGATAGCCAAATTTATCTATAAAACCACCAGCTGCACCAGCGTATTCAAAATGCGATTTATTATTATAATCTAATATTTTAGGCTGAATGATTGCTGTATTTTTATTGGCATTAAATTCTGAAATTATAGGGTGAAGCCAATTTTCGGTCACTTCAACATCGCTATTAAGCAAGCAGAGTAGTGGCTCTTCAACGTGTTTCAAAGCATCATTGTAGCCTTTGGCATAACCACCGTTTTCAGTATTCTGAATGATTTTTACCATTGGAAAATGCTTAGATACAAAAGCAATAGAATCATCACTTGAAGCATTATCTGCTAAATAAATGCCCGCATCTTTAGAATATTTTAAAACTGAAGGTAGAAATTTTTCGAGTAGCGATTTTCCATTCCAGTTTAATATAACAACAGCAAGATCTTTGGTTTGAAGCATTTAGTTGGTTTTATATTCTGGAATCGTTTTTAAAAACGAATAGCGTTCATTTTCCATATCCATCTCACAATAATAATGATTTAAACCATTAGTTACCATTAAATAAGTGGCATTTAAGACTAAATTATAACGCGCAATCTGGTCAAAAGTAGTTTGTTCAATTTTAATGTTGTGCGATT
Protein-coding sequences here:
- a CDS encoding serine hydrolase domain-containing protein encodes the protein MNSSIKELIFVFLTFLTLSSFSQNTHKALFNKIDTYLESSVTNGFSGVVLVSKKGEIILSKGYGWADRENKIPNSPSTVFNIGSVTKQFTASAILKLVEQGKIKTSDKISSYITQTPIDKRDITIHQLLTHTSGISNRTGGFRYNEASKQQFLKEFFESELQSKPGEKYQYANANYIMLTVILESVSGQTYSSFLNDYLFEPSQMKSTGYKSINFSTERLAHGYYYNRNDEQWEDWGTTQQHLPFNDKHWYSIGKGDIHSTIEDLYKWHLALKNKVVLTSKTKEIQETPYVAENDKMTSYYGYGWAISQSNRDTKIVAHNGSNGLYFADFVRFLDDDVVVIYITNAFLGGESENVAREIGKMIFDSNYTTTPISKNIYELIHEFMKTNPSVNAEKLPDFLKKELNNEFNDHAILNQLGYSRLKKEEKPAWALELFKLNAKLFPEDGNLWDSLGEAYLKYNMNDKAIKSYTKAVELGNESSRKVLNELLKKE
- a CDS encoding T9SS type A sorting domain-containing protein translates to MKTRLLFTLLITSFYLQAQVSDFVTGLTNEPSRLIIDNNIIYVIGVATPTEILEIDLTDSNPSSNVTFTTANGFGIGGIFKEGDIIYISRYDENTGESSLISFNVNTPSSLTLISSGFGYIATIAKFNDELYFTDEDLSGGGIALKKIDVTMTNPPVDTVVTGLTNPQDMEFNGDVLYIGDRDAGGGIGIIYSIDITLSMPVLNSFITNANVRGVYVYNDFLYFSDGGLIKKAPFLNPSNITTEAFDNDANPEFLRDVVISGTNLYMPQEDSGKIVTKEDLTLSVNDFNNQFSNLSIYNNQNELQINGLTNEKYSVKIFNLTGSKVLERMSNSNNNNSINISNLTNGIYLLNINNVQTFKFVK
- a CDS encoding lactoylglutathione lyase family protein, with the translated sequence MKEIKYPKSFSHIGITVPDIHKAVKFYEEIMGWYVIMKPSPVRKERDTAIGQMCIDVFGDDWEEFEIAHMSTSDGIGIELFSFPHGTKEAPEFNPFNTGLFHFCVQDPDIENLTKKIVEAGGKQRMPIREYYPNDKPYKMVYVQDPFGIVFEIYTHSYELTYSSGAYAT
- a CDS encoding OmpA family protein, which codes for MKKLMLLSVFSLVFLASCVSKKEHAALQTKYQETQDLLNSATVKLNSCLSDKAASLARVETMKEQLADLRRSNEALIKNSQDMTELTSQGAKNIEASLESLKESNLKISRLQDALTRKDSVTLAIVTSLKKAVGINDPDIDINVEKGVVFISIADKLLFESGNYNVTNRAKEVLGKVAKVINSKPDFEAMVESHTDNVPYNKPPLIDNWDLSVKRATSVVRVLESLEVNPQQLIAAGRSYYVPLVENDTAENRAKNRRTRIIVMPKIDQFYQMVEDEMKNLSEGN
- a CDS encoding glycosyltransferase family 2 protein; translated protein: MLQTKDLAVVILNWNGKSLLEKFLPSVLKYSKDAGIYLADNASSDDSIAFVSKHFPMVKIIQNTENGGYAKGYNDALKHVEEPLLCLLNSDVEVTENWLHPIISEFNANKNTAIIQPKILDYNNKSHFEYAGAAGGFIDKFGYPYCRGRIFNTIEKDLGQYNDIKTIFWASGACLFIRNAVFKDLNGFDESYFAHMEEIDLCWRAFNKNYKTKYVGTSTIYHFGGATLSNTNPKKTYLNFRNSLFTLFKNTDSNVIFKILARMLLDGIAAVRFLLQLKPAFLFVILKAHGSFYFNLPRLLKQREDLAKLPGYYEMDSIVWSYFIKNKKTF